DNA sequence from the Cucurbita pepo subsp. pepo cultivar mu-cu-16 chromosome LG06, ASM280686v2, whole genome shotgun sequence genome:
AACGTTAACATATTACAATTGGTTAAGGTATATGCCAGAGGCTCGGATCTCTCTCACATGTTGTCGAactaaaaaatggaaaggaacAGACCTCTCTCGCTcgtaaaactaaaaaatggaaaaaaaaaaaaaggcagtAATTACGatttatacaaatattttatttatttttagctcgagagaaaatttgaacttatttcttctatttttttgtatttatcataaaaagtaaaatttattttacgtTATATGCTCAAGCGAGCGTCGTTTATAGGTAATTAATATATACTCTTTATATTGGGGTCAGATGTttaaatctctaaatttttttatggtacaaataaattaggttatagatttgtttaaaaaataataagtatgctatataaataacaaaaaaaaaatgttaataatcAGAAAAATGTCTAAAATGGTATCAAATCCACGTGGCCCGTACGCTGGACCGGGTTCCAAAATTTTGGGCCATTGTATGGTTGGGATTGGGCCTCACCACAAAGGAGTCTTCGGCCCATTTCTCTGGAATCAGCGCCAAATGAAATGGGTTATTTTCCCTCCAACTAAACACCAGATGGTCTCAAAATCTCTGAATCAAGAACGAGCGCTTGGCAGCAGCAGGGAGCAAGATTTCTCGAGTCGCTCGAATATTGTATGCGCTTCGGAACTTCGCTTGAAACTTGAAGGTCTGTTCTTAACTTCGAATGACCAGAGACGAGAACAAACCTTGTGGAGTGTAGAAGAATTCACACTGATTTCCAGACAGATAGGGAGAGATGCAGAGATTGAAAGCAGTGGAAGCTGTGAGGAGATCTTCATTTCAGCGTTTTAGCTCTTTTTCTAACCTGAAGAGAGGCTTTTCTTCTCTACCAAACTATGCTCAAACTGATGATGTTTTCGACCAGGTTTGTATTCGGAgttcttttttagtttgttaACGAGCAATCAAACGCGGAAATGCGCCTCTTTCtatctgtttttttctctcctaaaCTCGATTCATTTTCGGTGGAGGAGCCTACTGTGCAGGTACCGGTTTTTGTTTCTGAAGAGGTGTTTATGTGATCGTTAGATTCTAGTGAAAGGAGGACCGAAGTCTAGAGCAGCTATCCTCAATAGACCATCGGCTCTCAATGCTCACTACTTCCATGgttcttttcctatttttttattctttgctTCCTTTCTGTGTTGTGAGATTAGTTTGctgttttgtttggttgtttggTTGATAATTGCGTCCTCATTCAAAAATGTTCAACTACGAGTTGTATTTGTCGTAGGTAGCCCGGCTGAACAATCTGTATGAATCGTGGAGGAAAATTCTGATATCGGATTTGTCTTAATGAAGATGTGGACTGATTTATGCGTACATTCACGGCTGTTCAACGTCGAGCACTTTCTCCGATTTAATTGTTATATTTCCAGTGTCAGAAACCTCTTAATTGAAAGTTTAGCTCGTGTTTTTATCATTAGGACTTGTTCTACCGACGTATCTGAGCAGcgtcattttattttttgaaggcTTGTGGCAGGGCGTTTTGCTCCGGTGCAGATGTTGTCGCGCTTAATCATTTCTCAAATGAAGGTGAGAGGTCTTTTGATGTTTCGAATGGAACTTAACAAACTAGTCATTCGCATTGGTTAAGGCGTTCATACGATCATGCAATTTTATACTATTCTGTTTAGCTACGGAGCATTGAGAATCCGCGAAGGCATCAATAGGCTTTGACATTACTtgtttaatgttaattttgttCTCGTTATGATTGGTAAATTTTATCAGTTTCTCAGGGAAACTTATATGATTGTCATTTCAGCAAACTTATCAATATGAAACAAATGTATTGAAAAGGATAGAAGATGCAAATGGAGACGAGAGATGACTGGAACTCAAGACCTATAGCATATTAGGGAAATCATGAAAGCATTCTTCAACTGGTCAAAAGTAAGAAAGGCGGCCACTAGCCAAAATGAAGTAAGAAGATTTCACTCATTCCCACACCTTCTCTGCTTTATCCGTTTATCTCAAAATTTGATCTAATTCATATTTCAAGAAATAGAATGAAGAGGAAAACCTCCACATTGTCTATATTGAGACTAGAGAGGAAAATCCTGGAGGGATAGAGGGAAGGAGAAATTGAATTCAATGGATCTCCCTTTTCATCGTAGGAAACCTCACAATAAGTCTTTAATTGTCTCCCTTCACAGATCAACATTACATGTCACACACTTTAGAGTGCTAAGGATTGTTCAAGTAATTTAAAGGAAATATGTGACGACTTTTAATACTTTAGATTCGGAAGCCATTGTCACCACTCTTTATTTAgataaagaagagaaatcaTGGCTCAATGTTCCCGACCGGTTTGGTTGGATGAAATAGAGAAAACTTCAATTGAAAGTTCTTTAAACTTAGTGAATTAGACAGTTCACACTATGGAAATCTTTCCCTCGGTTGGTCCTTCTTTAAGACAATAATCCACGTCCATTGATTTGTATAGTTTTCACACTAATGGCTAACAGGTTTTTTTTATCATCTTACATTCATTATCTCATGCAAATAAGTTAGAGCCTCAACTCAcacccttttccttttgggcacAGGGAAAATCGAAAACTGCAAGAAGTTCTTTGAGACATTATACAGATTTGTGTATCTTGAATGAACTTACTTGAAGCCACATGTAAGTAACAACTCTTCATGTTGTCTGTTGAGATGTTTCGTATAGAGATTGACTACAGGGAGCTCATCAGTGCTTTATATTTCTTCTGCAGGCCTAATGATTCTGTTGAGGTAAAGAGAGTTAGTAAGTGCATTTGCTGATCTTCAGTATCCTGTGTATAAAACTTTGTAGcctgtaattattatttttatcaggTGGCCCTGTTGGACGGTATCATGATGGGAGGTGGGGCTGGGATTACCCTTCCAGGCATGTTCAAAGTGGTGACTGATAGAACTGCAAATACAGGTGCAATTTTTGCAATCACCTTTTTGTGATGTTTTTCTATCCAGATATTTAAATGATTCGTATATGACATTGCTCATTACACACTATCATAACATGATGTTTGaacaaatgaatttaaatatttgaaaagagagaaatttaatAGAACTATATGATTGTCAACAAATGTTTGATAGCTAAACCAGGAATGAACTTTTCATTGATTGATGAAAAGATGCAAAAATTGTCCGAGTAAACAATCCTCTATTTAATACTAAAAGTTACATGTCCTATGTACGACCCGATCGAACACAGTAcattaataattgatttaagTTGCGGGCGTGGCATCAATTTTGGATTCCATTTTAAGTTGGATGCTTCAAATTAGTTCATTTGGAAGATAAAACTTATAGAGTTAACTTCAAAGTATATTCCTCTGGTGTGCACTATGCGAATTCATTTTTCACGAACTGAATAAAACCTAGAGATAGAAAATCCCATAATTAGTGCACGGATGAAAATTTCTCATGGATAGCTTCCCTTGAAGCATTAAAAAGCCAAAAATTATGAAGGAAATTGAACGTCATCAATGTGGTAAAGCTGTGTGGTTAAGTGGAAGTTCTTATTCTTCTGTTAGACACTATTCGCTCAATGCCGTTAGTTTTCTGttccttcattcttttttatttctcattctcattcatTCATGGCTTGTAATGATCAATCTATGACTTTGGCAGAGACTTGGTGGAATTGAAGAACGCCTTGGTAAAATGATAACCGATGACCCTTCTGTCATAGAATCATCTCTTGCTGCATTCGGTGATCTTGTCGATCCTCCAAAAGTGACCTCGTTTCGCCAGTTCAGGCTCCCGATAACAGGAGCGTTCTTTCCAAGTACTGTTCTTTCTTCTACACCTTCCTCTTTGTTTAGATTAAGTCCTAGCCTCTTCGTATGTTAAACttaatacaaaagaaattgcTTGAAGTTGATTTTACTTTTGAGATTTTGTACTTCCTGGGGCAGTATTAACAACGCTATGCTACGAGAACAGTCGGCTGAGTAAAATAGTGAGCTTCGTCATAAATCATCAACTAGCACACTAGATTTTAACAACCATAGGATAGAATTCATCTCTCACACACGAATGATTGTGGTTTATTACGATTTaagtgttctttcttttcttctagaTCTTGATCACTTTCCAAGCCTTTCTTGTTCCACAGGCTCGATGCAACAGATGGGTGTTTTAGCCACGACACTGTTGAGTAAATTTTGGAAGCCTTGGTAAGCATTGTATCATGTTTCTTTCTAAACCTTTATGATGCTGTTGGACACTTCAACTAGTAGAATTCATAGACTAACCAACCAAGTGTATAGCTTGCTGACCTCTACTAAGAATCAAAACTTCACGgaagtattttttgttttaatccaCACGTTTAGGAAAGAGAGGCTGCAGAGTCTTGTGATGAATGGTATTCTTCaaccctgaagttacttcagAGAAGCCTCGCCATTGAGCTGAAAGTTACTCTAAATCTGTGAGTTTTCTTGTTTATGTACACGTCTGTTATTCTCTTGGAATACATTCAACTCTCTAATCCTTATTTTATCCCATCGTATTTGTAGATCTGTGAGTTTTCGAAGTCTCAAGGCCAATGTCTTGCTCGTGAATACAGTATATCCCTCATCGGAATTTTGAAGCAGGCATCTCCCGATTTCTATGAGGTTATTAACTTACTAAATTCATTTGGACAGTTCAAATTTGTCATTCTGACGCCTTATTTCTATCATCAATAGGGTGTTCGAGGTCGATAAACCTTTACTTTATTAAATTGTttgtaatttctaaaatttcaagtttatttctATCTAACAACTCTTTCAAACtgtctatttttatttcttgagCTCTAAAATTTCAACCTTTACTTTATCCCatcgtatttttttttttttatatcaaattaGAGGATTTTGAAACTTGATGTATTTAAGAAATGTGTGAGGTAATATAGTTAATATGGTGGACTGCCACTTTTCACGGGCAGGTGAATTACCTGAACTATTGCTGCCCACTGCGTTACGGTATCCAAATTCACGGTAAAGAAGCAAAAATATACCCGACGTCTATTTGGTGGTGCCATAATTATTGTTTCAGACACTCAATTTCTCCGGTTCAGAGGTTGAATTTCATCTTGTCAATGACCATTTTGgtatgactttttttttctctctcatataatatattattgtttttaatgagCCCATCGATTTTTCCTAATAGATAGTAgaggtgtacattcaacccgataTACTGAATCAACACAATTTGATGGATTGgattgggttcatttttttgaatcCAAAATGATTCGGTTCGATTTTAAATCCCTTGGATAAAAACTTCGAATTGACCCAAACCAAACCTAAGAAGTTTAGCGTACAAATATTCATGCCCAGGTTTGACTCCAACTAGGaacattatttctttttgttattttgtttaattttgtttatattattttattattttattatttttagttttataatattttattatttttattattttattattttagtgtttgagaaaaatattttaatatttcatttatagtGGCTCACTGTgatttatgaataattttaaagcatattatttttcgttttaagatttttaaataaattttttaattgagacTTTCTATATTTGTTGATTGGATAACAACTTAAagttttttagaatttttttttttttttactttccatccatttttttttcattgaaatgattttaaatattttaattggtCAAATGGTTACAATAGATTCGTGATTGTTTTAATAGTTAACACCTAAAATAgtgaataca
Encoded proteins:
- the LOC111796776 gene encoding 3-hydroxyisobutyryl-CoA hydrolase-like protein 2, mitochondrial isoform X2; translated protein: MQRLKAVEAVRRSSFQRFSSFSNLKRGFSSLPNYAQTDDVFDQILVKGGPKSRAAILNRPSALNAHYFHGLWQGVLLRCRCCRA
- the LOC111796776 gene encoding 3-hydroxyisobutyryl-CoA hydrolase-like protein 2, mitochondrial isoform X3, which gives rise to MQRLKAVEAVRRSSFQRFSSFSNLKRGFSSLPNYAQTDDVFDQILVKGGPKSRAAILNRPSALNAHYFHGSPAEQSV
- the LOC111796776 gene encoding 3-hydroxyisobutyryl-CoA hydrolase-like protein 2, mitochondrial isoform X1 produces the protein MQRLKAVEAVRRSSFQRFSSFSNLKRGFSSLPNYAQTDDVFDQILVKGGPKSRAAILNRPSALNAHYFHARLNNLYESWRKILISDLS